Within Telopea speciosissima isolate NSW1024214 ecotype Mountain lineage chromosome 8, Tspe_v1, whole genome shotgun sequence, the genomic segment ATTTCACTACTACACTGGTAGcaagaatgttcctgctacaaatCTGGCAGCCAACGAAATGGAATcttaaggggtattttagaaaataccaaaacctaggaaggtatttatgaacccaaagaggGAAGTGAATTATCCCATTCCtttagccttgtagcaggaacattcctgctataagtgtagcagcaaaattttttccggTAGGAACGCattaattttctgattttaaagGTCACATATCAGTGTATTCTTTTGCCCTTTATGTGTAAGAGATCGCTGCCTGATTGTGTAGCCCCTGCACATACATGGGTTAATGAGACTGTACATAGAGACATCAGTTTCGgtggtatttttttattttacttaagGCAGGACAATAATTGCACGTGCTCCTATATCTAGACGTAAGAACCACACGATCAGACAGTGTTCttgttccttttattttaaagCCAACCGTTACTCGTAGTGTCTCCAACCTCTTAGGTGTGGTACTATTGGGCTTCGAATTTTCATGGTACATTAACTTGAGGTCAATCAAGGTCTATTACCATGTTGTGTGTTTCCTCCATATGGCCACATATAATCccccattcccccccccccccaaacttGTCTGGAAAGAGAGAAGTCCAGCCAAGAACTTCATATGGCTGTTACGGGTAGGGCCGTTAAGGGTCTGTACCAGTTACCCTCCATAAATGGAACAGTTATGGGCAATTAGAGGTTGGCCTTGTGTATGTGTCATCAATTTAATGGTTGTGGAATGGACAGGGGAAATAGGATTACAATTTCTATTCTCACTTACTATGAGTGTTACAACTCTCACTTAATATACGGTCGTTACTAAACCTTGATTGCAATTTAAAGAAAGACTTAAcccctctcaggttccctgcccggtcaggttcataggttcctctcataggagacCGAAAATGACGATCTcaccccctacccgaacacactatCCGAGTGGAGTGAGATCATCATTTCTGCCCTCCTTATTTGAGGAagctacgaacctgaccgggcaaggaacctgagaggagaaaaattcgtTGTATTGATGTGGAAATAATACTTGGTGGAAGGAATCTCACAGTAGTCATGATACGGATCCAATTGCAGTAGTCCAAATATGCCacatgagaataaaaaaaaaaaaaaagaccttaTGACTCTACCTCAATCTAAAATTTGAAGTAATGATATGTGTGAGACTAGAAACAAACATCTGGTTTACCACACCTATTTGCACCACGTTAATGGTGATGTGGCCATTCTCACCATAGATAAAGAGGACttgaccacatgtcaaatttttgtGTTTAAGTGcatgttgaaaattttcaaaatatcatATTTCAAAAGTGCATCTTTTGCTTTTTGTGCATTACTTTTGTTCTCTATATGGGTGTCTTGTTTTAGgagctttagtcccacattggttggaATAAGTAAGattaagatatatatatatatatatatatatatatatatatatatatctcatcTTCTTACAAGGATCTTGAAGAACAATTATGTGCTTTGAAGGATGCATTAACACTTAGAGATGAACTTGAAAGAAATGTTTCAAAGcataatattttaaattttcctTAGGTGATCTTAAGGCACTTATTAATTCTTGAGGTTCACCTTTTGTTGTTCCAAACTAATACATGTCTACCATTTTGGTTGCCCCTTTTTAATCCCATCTATTAAATACTTACAAgcacttgtcttcttctttttctcctaatcATATTGACTTATGCTTGTACTAACTTTTAAGTTCTTGTATTAACTTGCAGAGAACTTTTatttaaacataaaaaatagtCATAAAGTTCATAATCAAAAGGTTACAAAGGTTTATTTAAAGaatgatttgattaattgattttCAACAAGTTAAATGGCCTTTCATTGGTTCTTATTTTCTTGATTTGAACATGATAATGATGAATTTGTTTAAATTAaactttaaaaagaaatatGCACAAAAACATGCTTATGTGTACACTGAATCAAGCTAATTCATGATTCaacatatatattttaatagGCCTTGTTGAATAAACTACCAGGATGCACAAATATTGATTAGTTGCTATTTCCCTCCCCCCACGACTTTCTCGTAcgtcccttctctctctctctctctctctctctctctctctctctctctctctctcagacacACACATTTTTGTCCACACGTGCATGTTTACTAGTAAGTCCTTAGAAGAGAGACTCTCCCTTCACCCTTGTGTCGAAGGGTTCAGGATGTTTTTACATACACGCGCACTGATCCGGGCTGGCTGATCCGGGCTGGCTGATCCAGGCTGGGTGTAGGTGAGAGAGTATATGGGTCGTGCTGTTTTTTTTACTTGATATAGATGTCTTTTAATAGATGTGTTTTTACATAAATACATGACCACATGtacgtaagggtgtcaaaacctatcCCGAACCGTGAAGACCGATCGCAAAACCTGGACCGAACTGATCCTTATTGAATTGATCTTGGACTGAGGTATGACAGGACCAACTGAAAACTAGACCGCGTCAGACCAACCAATATCTAAAccgaaaaccaaaccaaatgaaaccgataaaaactcattgagtataaggttatgaataggtgaatcgATTATCCATTGGTTTCAaaattagtgagcaaatttctGGTTGAAAGtgaaattgttacaaatcaatgagtatgaggttatgaaaatgtGAATTTGATTGTTACAATGCTTCTTCaattgatctccttgtttagtatacaaaattagttggattcttaaataaatgatttgatagtagatttcattttgtgatttcaatattagttaatCTTCTCAATGACCATTAattgattttaatattaattatctttcccttataattaatgataaataattatatgatttgtataaatgattttgttacaaactctatttatccattgatttaatTATTAGTTATCTATCATTTTTTTCCTtacaatttattcttctttgttcggattacaacatgaacatatCTTATTCATCATGGTTCTTTACTTGTTTTGACTTGAAGAAGGTGAATTGAAGTATTTTTCTcgaatctttcctcactacaaagtatgaatgtaagatttcattgtggtttaAACTCGAAAAACAAACCGATCTAAACCGGTATTAACCCGATAttgaaaaactgaaataaactgATCCGACCGAAAACTGAAgtttcttaacggtttggttttggtttcactcATTCCGAGACTAAAACTGATTCAGTTCGACCAAAACCGAGCAGAACTaaccatttgacacccctacgtGTACGGAAGTGTTTTAAGGCATAAATTTAGAATCTTTCATTTAAAATTCCATAATTAAATCTTCGTCGTTGAAGTCCATAGGGAAGTATCCCTTTAGAGGGATATACCCCTTCAAAGGGTTGCCTTGAATGGACACCTTCACTTCTATATATAGGAGAGCCCAAATTTTACATTCAATCCAATTCCTtgattctttctctcatttcttctcttgaacgaattcctccatctctattttttggtttttcgtTTCTGAATTGAGCATAGCCCCAAAGTTTCTTGACGTAGGCCTTGTTTGTGAGGTACACATGAACTATAGCAACACCTATAGGGGTTGTTTATCTTTGGAAACCAATTCTCGGCAACCTGGTGTAGATAATGAATTTTGTCATCTTAAAAGGCCCTCCAACTAATGTTGAAGGAGTTATTGTTCACCTTGATCAAAGACAACATTCTTTGGCCATCATTTCATGGTAGTCCTCCCACTTTGAGCACAGACTCTATAATTATTACAGTTCTGAAtatctcttttgtttttataaattggGACCACAAtctttctcctccattcatctgatATTTTCCTAGTGGTCATAATCTGTTtgaacaacttggttagcctcGATAGACCACAACATCCTACAATCTTCCAGACCTCAACTGGGACCTCATAAAAAACTGgagccttgcctactttcatctttcttattGCTTCTTTAGCATCATGATTTTGCGTATATATCTACGCAAAGTGGTGTCCTTATGAATAATGTCACTTTTCAaccaaagagaaaaataaagaggTTGAGGATTGATAGAAGAACATGGATTTAAGAAGAGTTTGCTAATGACATAGCCAAGGTGGACTCTTCTTAATCTTTTGTTCTTATAATCAGGCAGGGTATACCCGCCTTTTCTCCTTgtaataatttttctttttaatgcaAATTGACCTTCAACGGAAAAAAGAGCAATAGAATATGGGACTAtcagttttttaaaaatttgttaagaaaatgaaattataCATGAGACCACAATCCCATATCAACCTTAGTCTAATAGAGTGCCTGGAAGAGAAAATCGGACTTTAAAGGAAATGATGATTTCGTGCAGTTTTGGATTACCTTTGAATTTATGTAAAGAAGCAATTTTATCTACTTATTAATATTGGATAAAGTACCTTATAAGAAAAATTAAGTTATTGCCTTTCAATTTGTGACATGATAGAAAACTAAATTTAAGTCATTTGAAAGTTTGGGGTTGTTTCGTAAAGATAATAAtgcctaaacccaaaaaaaaaaaaagaaattgggtCCAAAGACTTGTGATTGTATTTTTATGAATTGATCTTTGAAACGATTTTGCATTAGGGTTAACTCAGGCATATGGACGTAGAATggtaatttttttatatattgttttcGTACAAATTTTTAATGgttatttatgaatttttaaTGGTATATGGGGGTAGAATGGTAATTTTGCATTTAGGGTTAAGAATAGTTTTTTGGAGCTTTGCTCCTCCATGCACTGATATCCCCCCTCGCTTTACTCACCCCCAAAGGGGGGGTGGACAATTCTACTATCGAACTTTCATAACTTTCGCTTGCGCGTAGACAATTTCACGAGGCAATCCACATCGATGTAATGAAAGTGAAGGGCCCATGACAATGACGGAACGTCCTGATTAATCAACCCATTTACCAAGCAAAGTCTCATGAAATCTTCCTTCGTTGCCTTCAATTACATCTGAAAAATGACTTCTAAACTTTATTATGACCATCCCTCATTGGTTGTCCACGGATTGAGGTGAATTATTTTGGATTCTTATGGATTTAAGGTAATTTTTTGTGCATCTTCGGTTTCATTtaatcataagggcatttttataAATATGTATATTATTTTCTACATAAATTTATTTAGATATTTCCTGCgtattttaatgtttttcaaGGTTTTAGGGTCGGTTAAGCATAATAtttcgtttaccaaaaaaaaaaaaaaaggtataatatttcatgttttaccaaaaaatatatatataatatttcaTGGCATTCGCGTAAAAGTGTAGTTTTCATTTTAGCATCATCATAGAAGGGCAATATGATAATTTTGAATGTATCTTGTATACTCTGGATTTTTGGATATTTCTgttttttgatttgattaacAAACAGAAGTCTTGGGTCAAAGTAGTTAGGTTTTCCAATAATCTTTCTTTTTAAGGATTATTGAGATTAGATTTGTTTCCCTCTCAATCTTATTTTATTATGCATTATTTagttgtattttcttttctgtttttcgtGAGTTCGGCAATGTGTCTACATCCACAGTGCAAATGATACCTTGGACTACAACCCAAATCCTACCGCAATATAATTCACAATATAATATTTAGGTaaaggtgtcaaaatcaaaccgaaattaTTTATCGAAACCGAactaaaccatttaataaatagttCTGTTTTGGTGTCAAAATTGAGGccgaaccaaaccgtttaaccaAAACAAACACCCTTAGATTTACATAAGGGTGTAAAAATCAAATATAAACTATTTACCGAAATTGAACCGTgaacatttaataaatggttcgattttgctttcaaaattgagaccgtttaattaaattgtttaatcGAAACTGGACCATTTAATTGAAACCGGACAGTTTAACACCCTTACatttagatatatatatataacccacAACAACGGAACTACAACCCTAATTTATATAGCTATAACTATAAAGGAGCACCCACCCCCAATTTGAGTAGCAGTCACTACCAAGGAGCATCAACCCGTCTATCAAGCACCCACTCGATATCCTCAACGTTCATAATAAATATCCTAACGGGTCGATCTCAATTTAAAGTTCAAACCAGGCTAGGTAATTCATCAGACATATAGTCTACCCACTtggaatccggatcagctacccacatggggacgagTGGGGGTAGATCTGACCCCTCCGTATAGGGCttgggtcccacaccctagaggcaggtcccacacccccatggagggttcagatctgctacccacatgccCCACCCattcccatgtgggtagcagatctaaACTGCCCACTTGTGCATATATGTGGAAAAAGCGACCAAAGTAGGTAACCTCATCCAATGTTGTCTTCCCCCTTGTATGACTCACATTCACCGATGCTTCTTCACTGCCAAAACTTCAAGCAAATCGTCACTTGGAGATTCTTCAAGGTTCAcacaaaccctagatttgttcttcctcttctccttctcttctctttctttagcCTTCTTCAAACCCTTAAATGTCTTCTTGAATGCCCTTCGTCAACTCTTCACTTGAATGCTTGAAAGCAACAATGGAACATTGATGATTAAGAATTGGGAAGCAAttttctatccgggagtgtggcctacactcccatgtgtctatctctctcctccttaaaacaagggggcagaggtgtcttttcatatggggaggagagagatagactcatgggaatgctggcgtaggccacacttccggacagagatctttttcccttaagaTTTATATGGTTCTTCCTCTTTGGATATTCCTTCCCTCTCAAAATACTTCCTTGTTTCTCAAATATCCTCTCCTTAGCCTTTCTCATGAAACCATAGGCTATTTATAAGATTCCCAAGCAAACCAGCCCTAAAAATCCTGCAGTCACTGTTTTGGCACCACAACCAGTTGGACTGGTTCCTCAATCGACCGGACCGATATGTGGTCTTGGCCTTGGCCACCATGACCAGTTGGATTAATGTTCTCAGGTCCCTTTAGTCTAGTTAAACCGGTCGGACCAGTACTCAAACTGGTTGGCTTCAATGTTCTTGGGTCCCTTTTGTCTAATTGCTTCAACATTTTGCCACCTTCGACCATATCTCACTCCAACGGCCATATCTCTCTCATCTAATCTCCGGTTGATGATATTTACCTATTTAAAGATGAATTGAAAGACTACATCTTCCCTGTtttcaccttcaactcaagatGAATGAACAGGTTCCAAAATCAAGCTTGAATCTGATGTACGTGCAGATATTGCTTCCTGCAACTCACGGACCATGTCAAATGTTATTGCCATAACTTTCAATTCTGATCTCCAATAGATATGATTCTTGTTGCCACTGAAAGATGACTTGATCTCATTGATTCTAGACTGCTACATCACCAATTGCACATCCCCAAAGCTACTGCCCACTTCACTGTACACTCATCACAACTCCTCTTGCTCTGCTTACTGAATCAATGTGTTGACAACAAGGACATCATCACATACTGGTGTGGCCAACATATTTATGCATCGACCTTCGAAACAATTTTACATTTTGGGTTATATCAGGTATATGAGGGTAGAATGATAATTATGCACATAATGTTTTTGTACAAAATTTTAATGGTTATTTATGAATTATTTGAGTAATATTAAAACTAGTTGTGGTGAATTATTTGGGATGTTTATGCATTTAAGGTAATTTTCTGTTCATCTAGGGTTTCATTTAATCATAGGAGCATTTTTCTTTAGGATTTGTGAAGTTTAATATTTCATGGCAACCACATAAAAAGCATAATATGAAGAGGAAGACTGTATTATAATTGGAAGATGAGGGCTAATAGGACATTTTACAGTGTCAAATAATGGTGGTGTAAAAATGTACATGATATAGTGCATTTAATTGGGTCCCACCAGGCTCGGAAGAATCTTTACACTGGGGCCCACGATCACTTTACACTGACATGTGGCATAATGATTACAGTTGACATATTACACACTTTAGTGGCCACACGTATAACAACCAAGAACGCGGAGGAAACCCGATATCTCTTCCAACCCGTTCAGAGCAGCTCTAATGCCCGGTTCCGATACGCTACCATCTAAGTCCAATATGAAAACGTAATCAAAATAACGGAACTTTTCTGTCCCCTTTTCAACAACTCTGACCGGAGCAGACCGGTTCGGCCGGTTCTCCACCCGAGTCACCGTGACATTTCGGCTCTCGAAAATCCAAAGAGCACGGAAAAGATCTGAGACTCCGTTTTCTAAGGAAAACGCAACGGTGGTTTTGGATTTACCGGCGAGAGACGAGGGAGGAGGACGAAGACGTGACGAGGGTTCCGACCCTAACCGTAACCCCAACTGCAAGAATCGATTGAAGTTACAGTTTCCATCTTGAAGATTCTGATCCATGATCTTCAGTCCAAATTCTTTAGCAGCGATTCTGCTACCAATCACGGCGGTATCGGAGATCCGATTCTCCGACACGAATCTCGCAGCGTCGGCCGCGTTGGagacctcctccacctccagaTCTAATGACTCCAATCTGGTTTTACAGTGGTTCAACGCCTGCGGATGGCTTACGATCCGTTTCAGATCGGATCCTGAGGTACCAGGAACGGCCAAAAGACAGTGATTTACAGGGAGGACTAATTCTCCGACGATGTCTACATCGCCATGACGGATTAAGAGATCTAAATTCCGATCGATCGTTCCATCGATGGAATTCTCGACGGGTATGATAGCACGATCGGCGGCTTTATGCTCGAGAGCCTCGAAGGCGTCTTCCATGTGGTCACAGGGGAAGGCATCGCAGACTTGAGAGAAAGCTTTGATGGCCGCTTCTTGACAGTATGAGCCTCGAACGCCTTGGTAGGCGACGCGAACAGGCCTCCCCGAGAATCCTGCATCCGTAGAGGGAGAGAAAGGTCCAGCGAGCTGCGGACGAAGAGGATCTCCAGCTTGTTTGAACAAACGTTCGAGATCGGCGATTAATGTCTCATGGCCAAAAGCAGAGGCGATCTTCTCTGGAGTTTGCAGAACAGAGGAGGATTTAGGAGATGTGTCCCTAACGCCTTTCCGTTGCTGATTAAAGCTGGATTTAATCACAGCAACTCCTCTGCCGCCTCTATGAGATGGCCCAATCGAAGAACAGCTGCTATTGTCGCTTTTGACGAATTCATAGCCGGATCTTAGACCGATTGGAAGAGGAATTCTCAACGCCATCGTAAAGAAAGTAAAAGAACAAAGTTCACCGTCCACCCTTCCTGTCGCTGAGGAAGGGTGGGGGAGACGGATCTATCTagtgatagagagagagagagattgtgttATTGAAGTAGAATGGAAAGAATCCAGTGATAtcgaagaaatttgagagagaattgaagaTCAGATACTGAGAGatttgcttgcttgcttgcttggtAGCAAAATGGTAATGGTGAGGTTGGTAAGAGGTAAGGCGCAGAGATCTTTGTGGGATCCCTGGCTGAAGATGACGGAGGGAGAGAAGGAGGTATTTATAGTAGAGGTTTGGggatttgggtttatttggagGATGAAAATGTGTGGAAATTGTGAGAGAGGGTAGGTGGCAAGGTGCGTGGTGGAAGGTGGTAGGTGAGATGGAGACTATGGGAGGGTGGTGGAGTCAAGAGAGCCtcagagggagggagagggagagaggctgCGTGAATGTATCACGCATTTGACTCCAAGCTTTCTTTTGCTCACCTGCCCCCATAGTTACacggatggatggatggatggatggatacGTGGAACGCAAAAATTGTTTAGGTCATTCGAAGCTTCACCAAATggttttttgtttaataaattatgcaaaataatatatttttattttattaaaaaaaagactGCTATGATATTATTTAACTCTTCAGGGAACTTTTCACCGGGTAAAAGGAAATACAAATAAGAAAAGAGGGGGAAGAAGTAAGCCACCTGATACATGTGAGAGAAACAACGAGGTAGGGAACTTCAAGGTTAAGTCTACGAGGGACAAAAAAGTGAAAAGAGGCCGAAGTAAGATG encodes:
- the LOC122672421 gene encoding arogenate dehydratase/prephenate dehydratase 2, chloroplastic-like, with translation MALRIPLPIGLRSGYEFVKSDNSSCSSIGPSHRGGRGVAVIKSSFNQQRKGVRDTSPKSSSVLQTPEKIASAFGHETLIADLERLFKQAGDPLRPQLAGPFSPSTDAGFSGRPVRVAYQGVRGSYCQEAAIKAFSQVCDAFPCDHMEDAFEALEHKAADRAIIPVENSIDGTIDRNLDLLIRHGDVDIVGELVLPVNHCLLAVPGTSGSDLKRIVSHPQALNHCKTRLESLDLEVEEVSNAADAARFVSENRISDTAVIGSRIAAKEFGLKIMDQNLQDGNCNFNRFLQLGLRLGSEPSSRLRPPPSSLAGKSKTTVAFSLENGVSDLFRALWIFESRNVTVTRVENRPNRSAPVRVVEKGTEKFRYFDYVFILDLDGSVSEPGIRAALNGLEEISGFLRVLGCYTCGH